From one Lepeophtheirus salmonis unplaced genomic scaffold, UVic_Lsal_1.4 unplaced_contig_8998_pilon, whole genome shotgun sequence genomic stretch:
- the LOC121125171 gene encoding glutamate carboxypeptidase 2 yields MLDKVKPDNIRQFLRMLTKEPHLAALERDKELLTWMEKTWTKDFELDKVDKVTYDVLLSYPNRTNPNKIRILNEQGEVVFESRHMETPLHEDDQHPNFIHAFNAYAPAGDVTGDLVYVNYGRVEDLQYLEKIGVSIEGKICISRYGKIYRGNRLKNCQDKGAKGVIMFSDPADVAVQGTKPENVYPNSIFLPGTGIQRGSTYIGSGDPFSPGWPSVPHSYRLKESEGLPKIPSQPIGYDDAKKLLEIMGGQDPPEEWKGKVEGVSYKLGDAKKTGYEGHKVRLTVNNFLRTVPDTNLIGYIKGEVEPDRYVILSNHRDAWGYGSVDPSSGTAQMMEVVRNLGALKKKGWRPRRTIIFCSWGSEEYGLIGSTEFVTDKIHKLKDRAVGLVNTDVCVSGPIAKPGASPGIHGLVLDALKAASDPTGSESNYYDFWTKWWNSDKERHEVPKVKLLTSGSDHDGFAFSAGVPSVDLKFKDDTKKYKGVGQYPMYHTGYETFYLMNNIIDPDFHIHRTCAQTSIHLLLRFADSAVVPYDLDEIPVEMEKGFKEIMQSNVTNDILIPAGVTFKYVRAAINDFKIRCHEFMSNIETRSSSPYDLRALNDQLMYFQKVFLKEQDVIFAPATFNKYGSSVFPVLRDYYHEIDKLTEEELKNRVEEIKRHLSDLMIYIQMASSYLGPIDVL; encoded by the exons ATGCTTGATAAAGTTAAGCCCGATAATATTCGACAATTCCTTCGAATGCTCACAAAAGAGCCACATTTAGCAGCTTTGGAGAGGGATAAAGAGCTCTTGACATGGATGGAGAAGACGTGGACCAAAGACTTTGAACTAGATAAAGTAGACAAAGTGACTTATGATGTGCTACTCTCATATCCTAATAGAACTAATCCTAATAAAATACGGATTCTGAATGAACAAGGTGAAGTAGTTTTCGAGTCTCGGCACATGGAAACTCCACTTCATGAGGATGATCAACATCCTAATTTCATCCATGCATTTAACGCATATGCTCCCGCAGGCGATGTTACTGGGGATTTAGTGTATGTGAACTATGGTCGAGTTGAGGATCTTCAGTATTTGGAAAAGATTGGGGTATCTATCGAAGGAAAAATTTGCATTTCgag aTATGGCAAAATATATCGTGGTAATCGACTCAAAAACTGTCAGGACAAAGGAGCCAAGGGTGTCATCATGTTTTCTGATCCTGCAGATGTAGCAGTACAAGGAACTAAGCCAGAAAATGTGTATCCAAACTCTATATTCCTTCCTGGAACTGGAATACAAAGAGGATCAACATATATTGGAAGTGGCGACCCATTTAGTCCTGGTTGGCCATCAGTCCCTCACAGTTACAGATTGAAAGAATCTGAAGGACTACCAAAAATTCCTTCCCAGCCTATTGGATATGATGATGCCAAGAAATTATTGGAAATCATGGGAGGCCAGGACCCTCCAGAAGAATGGAAGGGCAAAGTTGAAGGAGTGTCTTATAAGTTGGGCGATGCCAAAAAAACTGGGTATGAAGGACATAAAGTCCGACTTACGGTCAATAATTTCTTAAGAACTGTACCTGACACAAATTTAATTGGATATATTAAGGGTGAGGTGGAGCCTGATCGTTATGTTATTTTAAGTAATCATAGAGATGCTTGGGGCTACGGTTCTGTTGACCCTTCATCTGGAACTGCACAAATGATGGAAGTAGTTCGAAATCTAGGTGCTCTTAAAAAGAAGGGGTGGCGTCCACGCCGAaccattatattttgttcatggGGATCTGAAGAATACGGATTAATTGGATCAACAGAGTTTGTTACTGATAAAATTCACAAGCTCAAAGATCGTGCTGTTGGATTAGTGAACACAGATGTTTGTGTTTCCGGACCAATAGCAAAGCCTGGAGCAAGTCCCGGAATACATGGGCTCGTTTTAGATGCTCTTAAAGCCGCTTCAGATCCAACAGGTTCTGAATCAAATTACTATGACTTTTGGACGAAATGGTGGAACTCGGATAAGGAACGTCATGAAGTACCCAAAGTTAAACTATTAACTTCAGGTTCGGACCATGATGGATTTGCATTTTCAGCCGGTGTTCCATCAGTGGATCTGAAATTCAAGGatgataccaaaaaatataaaggagtGGGGCAGTACCCTATGTATCATACAGGctatgaaacattttatttgatgaataacATCATCGATCCGGACTTTCATATCCACCGCACTTGTGCACAAACATCAATTCATCTCCTCCTTCGATTTGCTGATTCAGCTGTGGTTCCCTATGACCTCGACGAAATACCTGTAGAAATGGAGAAGGGATTTAAGGAAATCATGCAGAGTAATGTGACCAATGATATATTAATCCCTGCTGGAGTCACTTTTAAATACGTGAGAGCGGCCatcaatgattttaaaataagatgCCATGAATTTATGAGTAACATTGAGACTCGAAGTTCGAGTCCTTATGACCTTAGAGCTCTGAATGATCAACTCATGTATTTccagaaagtatttttaaaggaGCAGGACGTGATTTTTGCACCAGCAACATTTAATAAGTACGGATCTTCCGTATTCCCAGTCCTCAGGGATTATTATCATGAAATTGATAAGCTTACAGAGGAAGAGCTCAAGAATAGAGTAGAGGAAATCAAAAGACATTTATCagatttaatgatatatattcaaatggCTTCTAGTTATTTGGGGCCCATcgatgttttataa